GCCGATCGTAGCAGATTTGACCAAGATGCCCCATTTGCTCGTAGCGGGTGCGACGGGAAGCGGTAAATCAGTATGCATTAATGGATTGATCATGAGTATTTTGTTCAAGGCCAAACCAGAAGAAGTTAAGCTGATGATGGTTGACCCGAAAATGGTGGAACTGAATGTGTACAACGGAATTCCGCATTTGTTGGCTCCAGTTGTTACTGACCCGAGAAGGGCTTCTGTTGCATTGAAAAAAGTCGTGGCCGAGATGGAGCGACGTTATAATTTGTTTGCCAAAACAGGGAGCCGCAATATTGAAATGTACAATGCACAAGTGGAAGGCACGCCGCTTCCCTATATTGTCGTCATCGTCGATGAGCTTGCGGACTTGATGATGGTAGCTCCGGGAGAAGTGGAGGATGCGATTTGTCGACTCGCGCAAATGGCTCGTGCTTCGGGGATTCATCTGATCATCGCGACGCAACGTCCTTCCGTAGATGTCATTACGGGTGTGATCAAGGCAAATATCCCATCCCGCATTGCCTTTGGCGTGTCTTCGATGGCTGACTCTAGAACGATTCTCGACATGGGAGGAGCAGAAAAGCTTCTCGGTAGAGGAGATATGCTTTCGCTGCCGATGGGGGCATCCAAGCCGACCCGTGTCCAAGGTGCCTTTGTATCTGACAAGGAAGTAGAAGAGGTCGTTCGTTTTGTAAAAGAACAGCAAGAGGTTCGCTACAATGAAGAAATGATCCCGGGTGACGTGCAGGAGGAACAGCAGCCAGTCGTGGATGATGAGCTGTACGATCAAGCCGTCCAAATCGTTTCAGAAGCCCAAACGGCATCGGCATCCTTGTTGCAGCGTCGTCTCCGTGTCGGTTATACGCGAGCGGCACGATTGATTGATATGATGGAAGCTCAAGGTGTAGTCGGTCCTTATGAGGGAAGCAAGCCTCGAGAGGTTCGTCTTCCACGGCCGTCCATAGAAAGCAATATTTCATAGAAAAAGTCCCTGTCACGATTTGTAACAACAGGGACTTTTTTCCTAATTTAGCAGGAAAATCCCTGTCGAAATTAATCATTTTGCATTATTATTCATAAATATTTGGCTTGCATGATACTCGCCCCTCATGTAAAATTTCTAAGAGATTGACGGAAATTGTTGTTATTAAGTCTCAACGAATCAGAGGTCTGACGTCCTACCTGTTGGGTGGCTTGCGGACAGCAGGAGTGAATGATGATGAGCATCAAAGGGAATGTTCGATCACTGTTTCTCTTGGTAATGGACAAGATCAAGAGTGATATCGAAACCGGACTTCTTCGTCCTGGTGAGCGCCTCCCTTCTGAAGCCGAACTATCTAAACAGCTTGGTGTAAGCAGGGCGACGCTTCGCGAGGCACTCCGACTTCTTGAGGAAGAGAAGATTGTCATTCGTAGACACGGTGTAGGTACCTTTATTAATTCTAAGCCTGTTTTTTCAGGCGGGATTGGGGAACTCTTTAGTGTGACGGATGCAATTGAGCGTCAAGGATATACGGCAGGAACCTTGATCCTGAAAACATCCTTTGGCGAATCCGCAGAAGAAGAGAGGAAGCGGCTGGCCTTAAATCCGGGTGAAGGCGTTCTCATAGTAGAGCGAATTCGAACGGCTGACGGTGAGCCTGTGGTTTATTGTGTAGACCGCATTCCTGCATATCTGGTGCCCGGGGGCTATGCGGCAAGTGGAGAGTCTATCTTCAAATGGCTGGAGAGCGTAACAGGGGTAAGGATCGCATACGCAGTAGCAGATATTGAACCCATGGGCTACAATGAAAAGGTTTCCAACCTGCTGCATTGCGATAAATCTGCTCCCATGCTCTTGCTCAAACAGATTCATTACGACGAAAGTGAAAAGCCAGTACTATACTCCCATAATTACTTCAGGGCTGACAAAATTCACTTTCATGTCGTACGGAGACGGTTGTAACTGTGGGGGCAACCTCACTCAACAATTTCATCAACTAAAAACAGGGGGTAATTTCAGATGAAGAAAGTTCTATCCGTGCTTTCTGTGGCAACACTCAGCCTGTCGCTCGTTCTCGCTGGGTGCGGAAGCAAACCAGAAGCACAGCCTCAAGGCCAAACTGGTAGCAGTGGAGGCGCTCCAGCCGCTAAAGCTATCAAAGTAGGTATGGTTACAGACGTTGGCGGTGTAAACGACAACTCCTTTAACCAGAGTGCTTGGGAAGGGCTGCAAAAACTCCAAACCGATATGAATCTCCCGAAAGAAAACGTAAAGTATCTGCAATCAAAATCAGATGCTGACTATGTACCAAACCTGACTCAATTTGTAAAAGACGGTTGGGATCTGACTTGGGGTATCGGCTTCCTGATGGGTGACCACCTGAAAAAAGTAGCAGATGAAAACAAAAATGCAAAATTGGCGATCATCGACGCTGAAGTAGATGCTCCAAACGTAACATCTGTTCTCTTTAAAGAGCATGAAGGCTCCTTCCTTGCTGGGGTAGTTGCAGCAAAGATGACCAAAACGAAGAAGGTTGGATTCGTGGGTGGCGTTGACATCCCGGTAATCAAACGTTTTGATCTTGGTTTCGAAGCGGGCGTAAAAGCTGTAGATCCAAGCATTCAAGTAGTGAAAGTTTACACGGGTGCTTTTGACAAACCAGACATGGGTAAATCTACTGCTTCCTCCATGTACGGTCAAGGTGTGGACATCATCTTCCACGCTTCCGGCGGTACAGGCGACGGTGTATTCAACGAAGCAAAAGATCGTAAAGCTAAAGGCGAGAACGTATGGGTAATCGGTGTTGACAAAGACCAATCCCTGACTTTCGGCGACGAAGTCACGTTGACTTCCATGGTAAAACGTGTTGACGAAGCAGTTATTCGTGTATCGAAAGACCTGTCTGAGGATAAATTCAAAGGCGGAGTACAATGGCTCGGACTGGCTGAAAACGGTGTAGGTCTGGCGGACACTTCCACGAAGAACGTTCCTGAAGACGTACTGAAGCTCGTTGAAGAATACAAGCAAAAAATCGTTAAAGGCGAAATCACAGTTCCTGATAAGTAAAAACGAAGGAAGCTGCAAATGGACAAGGCTGGTTTGAGCTACTGGCCTTGTCCTTTACCTTCACACTAGACCCGAAAAATGGGGTGAGCATGCATGAACTCGGTAAAAAAAGTGGTTGAAATGAGAGGGATCACAAAACGGTTCCCAGGCATTGTTGCGAATGACAGTATTACACTGTCTGTAGGTAAAGGTGAAATTCATGCGCTACTCGGAGAGAATGGCGCGGGCAAGTCAACACTCATGAATATCTTGTTTGGTCTATATCAGCCGGATGAAGGCGAAATTCTGATTAACGAGAAAGTTGTACAGATCACAAGTCCAAAGATTGCAAACGAACTTGGTATCGGAATGGTTCACCAACATTTTATGCTCGTAGAAACATTTACAGTCACGGAAAACATTGTGCTAGGAAATGAACCGAAAAACGGGTTGAAGATAGATATTCAAAGCGCTGAGAAAGCGGTAGAAAAACTGTCGAATCAATACGGGCTCAAAGTTGATCCGAGAGCAAAAATTCAGGATATCTCAGTAGGGATGCAGCAGCGTGTAGAGATTTTGAAAACGCTTTATCGCGGTGCCGACATCTTGATTTTTGATGAGCCTACGGCTGTATTGACGCCGCAGGAAATCCATGAACTTATCGAGATCATGCATAACTTGGTAAAAGAAGGTAAGACGATTATCCTGATCACACACAAGCTGAAAGAAATTATGGCTGTATGTGACGCAGTTACGATCATTCGTCGAGGAAAAGTTATTGACTCCGTATTGGTAAAAGATACGAATCCAGACGATTTGGCTGCGAAAATGGTTGGTCGTGAAGTGAGCTTCCATGTCGATAAAACGGAAGCAAAACCAAAAGAAACGATCTTGGCCGTAGAGCAATTGACTGCGATGGGCAATCGTGGTGTGAATGCGCTGAACAATCTTAGCTTAGAAGTTCGCTCCGGTGAAATTCTCGGAATTGCAGGAGTCGATGGAAATGGCCAAAGTGAACTGATTGAAGTATTAACTGGTTTACGTAAAGCAACAAGTGGGCGTGTCCTTCTTAATGGCAAAGAAATTACGAACCAAAGTCCGCGCAACATCTCGGAATCAGGACTGTCGCACATTCCTGAAGACAGACATAAACGAGGGTTGGTTCTTGATTTCACCATGAGTGAAAATATGGTATTGGAAACGTACTTCCATCCAACGTTTTGCAAAAACGGTTTTCTTAATTATGGCGCCATTGACAAGCATGCGGCCAAGCTCATCGAAGAATTCGACGTTCGGACTCCGAGCATTTACACGCCAGCACGAGCGCTCTCGGGGGGAAACCAACAGAAGGCAATTATTGCCCGCGAAGTGGACAAGAACCCGGATTTGCTGATTGCGGCTCAGCCTACTCGTGGCTTGGATGTAGGGGCTATCGAATTTATTCATCGCAGACTGATTGATCAACGCGATCAAGGAAAAGCAGTTCTCTTGCTTTCCTTGGAGCTGGATGAGGTTATCAATGTGTCCGACCGGATCGCAGTTATTTATGAGGGAGCCATTGTGGGGATTGTTGATGCAAAATCGACAACGGAGCAAGAACTCGGCTTAATGATGTCCGGCGGAAAAGTAATGCAAGGAGGGGGAAACGATGAATAGAGTTATTGCAGTCTTCACGAAAGAATCGTTTCTCGTTCCTGCCGTTGCGATCATTCTTGGTCTTTTGACCGGAGCAATCGCAATGCTGGCAGGTGGATTTAATCCAATCGATGCCTATGTGGCTTTGATTAAAAAAGTATTTGGAAACGCGTATAACTTTGGTGAAACGATTCGCCAAATTACGCCTTTGATCTTTACAGGTTTGGCTGTAGCGTTTGCTTTCCGTACAGGTCTCTTTAACATCGGGGCAGAAGGTCAATTTATCGTAGGGATGATTGCTTCTACTGTCGTAGGTGTTTCTTTTGACCTTCCAGCTATCATTCATGCTCCGCTTGCTATCTTAGCAGGTGCTGTAGCAGGTGGTTTGTGGGGTGCCATTGCCGGTTATTTGAAAGCAGCACGTGGTGTCAATGAGGTTATTACCAGCATCATGTTGAACTGGGTAGCTCTTTACTTTGCAAACTGGATCATGAATGCCTTCTTTATTCCAGCAGGCAAACAAACATCTGAAGAAGTAAAGGATTCTGCGATCATTACTATTGGCTGGCTCGCTGAAATGTTTGACAATGCTCGTTTGCACTGGGGTACACTGATTGCCGTACTCGCAGCTATTTTCTTCTATATCATCCTTTGGAAAACAAAATCTGGTTTTGAATTGCGTTCCGTTGGCTTGAACCCGCATGCTTCTGAGTATGCTGGTATGAACGTGAATCGTAATGTTGTAAAGGCCATGTTCATTGGTGGTATGTTTGCAGGGATTGGTGGAGCTACTGAGATTTTGGGCGTTTTCCACTATCAAGCGATTATGACGCAGCATACGGGCTATGGATTCGATGGAATCGCAGTAGCATTGATTGGCGGAAATACTCCATTCGGGGTTATCCTTGCTGCCATATTGTTTGGGGTTCTTACATTCGGTGCGAGCGGTATGCAGTTTAGTGCGGGTGTACCGTTTGAGTTGATTCGTGTCGTGATTGCTTCTGTTATTTTCTTCGTTGCCGCACATGGCATCGTGAAAATGTTTATTAAACCGATCTTGCTGAAGAAAAAGGAAGGTGGAAACTGATGGATTGGGGATTAATTCTTAGCAACCTCTTTCATGATACCATCGTGTTTTCCACTGCCTTGATTTTTGCCGCATTGGGTGGATTGTACTCCGAGCGTTCTGGTGTCGTGAACATTGCGCTAGAAGGTATGATGATTATCGGTGCTTTTACCGGTGCCGTAATGACCTTTGCTTTCCAAGATTCACTGGGTGCCTGGGCACCGTGGGTCGGATTTATTGCGGCAGGGATTGCCGGTTCTATTTTTGCACTCCCGCATGCCGTTGCTTCGGTTACATTTAAAGCGGACCAGACCGTCAGTGGTGTGGCCCTGAACTTCTTGGCAGCTGGACTTTCCATCTACCTGACCAAAATTATTTTTGACGGAGCAGGTCAGACACCGACATTGAACTCAGTGTTTAACAAATTCAGTATTCCTGGGTTGAGTGAAATACCGTATATCGGACATGCCATTTTTGAGGCGTATCCAACTAGCTTTTTGGCTTTCATTGCTGTTTTCGTGACGTGGTATGTCGTATTTAAGACACCATTCGGATTGCGCTTGCGTTCTGTTGGTGAGCATCCACGTGCTGCTGATACAGTAGGGATCAATGTGAAGAGAATGCGCTACACGGCTGTTATGATCAGTGGTATGCTGGCTGCATTGGGTGGAGCTACCATTTCTTTGACGACAACCAGTAACTTTTCCCATAACACGGTTTCTGGACAAGGGTTTATCGCGATTGCGGCCTTGATCTTTGGTAAATGGCATCCAATGGGTGCGATGGGAGCAGCATTGTTCTTTGGTGTCGCTCAAGCGATCAAGTCTTTGGTGCAAATCTTTGGATTGACCAATTACATTCCTACTGAATTTATCTTCATGCTTCCGTACGTACTGACGATTCTCGTGATGGCTGGTCTGGTAGGACGATCCAGTGCTCCAGCGGCCCTCGGCAAACCTTACGATACGGGATCGCGTTAATCATTCGTTGACAAAATTTAGCGTCTAGAACCTGTCACTTTCCCTGTGCAATAATTTTTGTGACTGCTTGCGGTCGGCAAATTGTTTGTGGGGAGGGAAAAAGATGAACCGCTGTCTACATCAGTACAGCAGTTATCGGTGGAACAGGATTCTAGGCGCTTTTGTTTTTTGCCTGATGATAGGAATATCCGGTGGAATGGCTTCAGCAAAAGAGCCAGGACCGGTCATTTCTGTTGTTGTCGATGGAATGGGAGTCCAATCAGATGTATCGCCAATCCATCGAAATGGGCGTATGCTCGTTCCGATACGGGTAGTAGCGGAGGCAACAGGCTCAGAAGTAAGCTACGATGCCAACGCGCAAA
The window above is part of the Brevibacillus antibioticus genome. Proteins encoded here:
- a CDS encoding GntR family transcriptional regulator gives rise to the protein MSIKGNVRSLFLLVMDKIKSDIETGLLRPGERLPSEAELSKQLGVSRATLREALRLLEEEKIVIRRHGVGTFINSKPVFSGGIGELFSVTDAIERQGYTAGTLILKTSFGESAEEERKRLALNPGEGVLIVERIRTADGEPVVYCVDRIPAYLVPGGYAASGESIFKWLESVTGVRIAYAVADIEPMGYNEKVSNLLHCDKSAPMLLLKQIHYDESEKPVLYSHNYFRADKIHFHVVRRRL
- a CDS encoding ABC transporter ATP-binding protein — protein: MNSVKKVVEMRGITKRFPGIVANDSITLSVGKGEIHALLGENGAGKSTLMNILFGLYQPDEGEILINEKVVQITSPKIANELGIGMVHQHFMLVETFTVTENIVLGNEPKNGLKIDIQSAEKAVEKLSNQYGLKVDPRAKIQDISVGMQQRVEILKTLYRGADILIFDEPTAVLTPQEIHELIEIMHNLVKEGKTIILITHKLKEIMAVCDAVTIIRRGKVIDSVLVKDTNPDDLAAKMVGREVSFHVDKTEAKPKETILAVEQLTAMGNRGVNALNNLSLEVRSGEILGIAGVDGNGQSELIEVLTGLRKATSGRVLLNGKEITNQSPRNISESGLSHIPEDRHKRGLVLDFTMSENMVLETYFHPTFCKNGFLNYGAIDKHAAKLIEEFDVRTPSIYTPARALSGGNQQKAIIAREVDKNPDLLIAAQPTRGLDVGAIEFIHRRLIDQRDQGKAVLLLSLELDEVINVSDRIAVIYEGAIVGIVDAKSTTEQELGLMMSGGKVMQGGGNDE
- a CDS encoding ABC transporter permease, translated to MNRVIAVFTKESFLVPAVAIILGLLTGAIAMLAGGFNPIDAYVALIKKVFGNAYNFGETIRQITPLIFTGLAVAFAFRTGLFNIGAEGQFIVGMIASTVVGVSFDLPAIIHAPLAILAGAVAGGLWGAIAGYLKAARGVNEVITSIMLNWVALYFANWIMNAFFIPAGKQTSEEVKDSAIITIGWLAEMFDNARLHWGTLIAVLAAIFFYIILWKTKSGFELRSVGLNPHASEYAGMNVNRNVVKAMFIGGMFAGIGGATEILGVFHYQAIMTQHTGYGFDGIAVALIGGNTPFGVILAAILFGVLTFGASGMQFSAGVPFELIRVVIASVIFFVAAHGIVKMFIKPILLKKKEGGN
- a CDS encoding BMP family lipoprotein, with amino-acid sequence MKKVLSVLSVATLSLSLVLAGCGSKPEAQPQGQTGSSGGAPAAKAIKVGMVTDVGGVNDNSFNQSAWEGLQKLQTDMNLPKENVKYLQSKSDADYVPNLTQFVKDGWDLTWGIGFLMGDHLKKVADENKNAKLAIIDAEVDAPNVTSVLFKEHEGSFLAGVVAAKMTKTKKVGFVGGVDIPVIKRFDLGFEAGVKAVDPSIQVVKVYTGAFDKPDMGKSTASSMYGQGVDIIFHASGGTGDGVFNEAKDRKAKGENVWVIGVDKDQSLTFGDEVTLTSMVKRVDEAVIRVSKDLSEDKFKGGVQWLGLAENGVGLADTSTKNVPEDVLKLVEEYKQKIVKGEITVPDK
- a CDS encoding ABC transporter permease codes for the protein MDWGLILSNLFHDTIVFSTALIFAALGGLYSERSGVVNIALEGMMIIGAFTGAVMTFAFQDSLGAWAPWVGFIAAGIAGSIFALPHAVASVTFKADQTVSGVALNFLAAGLSIYLTKIIFDGAGQTPTLNSVFNKFSIPGLSEIPYIGHAIFEAYPTSFLAFIAVFVTWYVVFKTPFGLRLRSVGEHPRAADTVGINVKRMRYTAVMISGMLAALGGATISLTTTSNFSHNTVSGQGFIAIAALIFGKWHPMGAMGAALFFGVAQAIKSLVQIFGLTNYIPTEFIFMLPYVLTILVMAGLVGRSSAPAALGKPYDTGSR